The following proteins are encoded in a genomic region of Hymenobacter siberiensis:
- a CDS encoding TonB-dependent receptor, whose product MQQRYFFLIICLMLALTGWAQVPQTISGTVQTEAGMPLPGATIFFKGTYNGGSTNEEGQFQIKADFSKGPQVLSISFVGYETQMLTLAQPDNALVVTLRPSAVLDQVVVAASRVEESIGQVPVTVEKLSQRQVEQITTPDLVAGLGRFKGIDVSSSSLLTTSFSTRGFNSSRSERVIQLSDYMDTQVPSLSSYFGNLLGAPVLDVASVEIVHGPASALYGANAFNGVLLTNSKDPFKEPGLTVRLRGGNRDLLDGQLRYATKIGERVAFKISGGATVANDFIADNKDATSALIEPANNQPGSAAGYDAVSRYGDVNTGYVFANVLVNPATRQPYTNAQGQPIPTPAELRGKTLFLPGFSESELVAGDNKTHSYKVAPSLSVLLTNSIKATADYKYTNATTTYQSASRYRFVNGGAHQGRVQLEGRNWFVRAFTTHDFSGGTGAQADGSYNLGFLGGFLQNQVVPGATTTTYGQRYVATYLGGLAAGLPVANAASGAAATLLQPGTQLFDEARNKVIHDPTPGQGALLVIRSILNEGSGQYTFNNSIADLTVGAAYRQYLLGSDGSLFEDTKGGDRIKNYEYGAYAQATKALFDSHLKLAAAGRVDQFQNFGMAFSPRASVVFSPGADKLQNFRASFSRAFRAPTQNDQYIKLDVGRAFLLGNVRGGFDGYTLDVLKGASPADAANLYHADKLRLEEVNSYEVGYRAELFKKLYIDVDYFYSTYNNFIATQNFVGRLDGTRPAPAELATTNAPGSNVRVIQIAANVDQRVQSQGAGVTLSYAFAPSLTLNGNYSYNELITKNLKAGTQSFFNTPKHKFNFGLDGQLLNRALSYNVNYRWVDSFLYESTFATGTVSTAQTVDAQLGYSLKALHTTLQAGVTNLFDTANLQVYGAPSYGRIGYFGLLFDIK is encoded by the coding sequence ATGCAACAACGTTACTTTTTTCTTATCATATGCCTGATGCTGGCGTTGACCGGCTGGGCGCAGGTACCCCAAACCATCAGCGGCACCGTGCAAACGGAGGCCGGAATGCCCCTGCCAGGGGCCACTATTTTCTTCAAAGGCACCTACAATGGCGGTAGCACCAACGAGGAAGGTCAGTTTCAGATAAAAGCGGATTTTTCCAAGGGACCGCAGGTACTTTCCATCTCGTTTGTGGGCTACGAAACCCAGATGCTCACCCTGGCTCAGCCCGACAATGCGCTGGTGGTAACGCTGCGCCCCAGCGCCGTGCTCGACCAGGTGGTGGTGGCCGCTTCCCGCGTAGAGGAAAGCATCGGCCAGGTGCCGGTGACGGTGGAAAAGCTCAGCCAGCGGCAGGTGGAGCAAATTACGACTCCCGATTTGGTGGCCGGTCTCGGCCGCTTCAAGGGCATTGATGTGAGCAGCTCCAGCTTGCTCACCACCAGCTTCAGCACGCGGGGCTTCAACTCCTCGCGCTCGGAGCGTGTCATTCAACTCTCGGATTATATGGACACGCAGGTGCCCAGCCTGAGCAGCTACTTCGGCAACCTGCTGGGTGCGCCGGTGCTCGACGTGGCCAGCGTGGAGATTGTGCACGGCCCGGCCTCGGCCCTCTACGGGGCCAACGCCTTCAACGGCGTACTGCTCACCAACTCGAAAGACCCCTTCAAAGAACCCGGCCTGACGGTGCGCCTGCGCGGCGGCAACCGCGACCTGCTGGACGGCCAGCTGCGCTACGCCACCAAAATCGGCGAGCGGGTGGCATTCAAAATCTCGGGTGGCGCTACGGTGGCCAACGATTTTATTGCCGACAATAAAGACGCAACTTCGGCCCTGATTGAGCCAGCCAACAACCAGCCCGGCTCGGCGGCGGGCTACGACGCAGTGAGCCGTTACGGCGATGTGAACACGGGCTACGTTTTTGCCAATGTGCTGGTGAACCCGGCCACGCGTCAGCCCTACACCAATGCCCAGGGCCAGCCCATTCCGACGCCGGCCGAGCTGCGCGGCAAAACCTTGTTTCTGCCCGGCTTCTCCGAAAGCGAGCTGGTGGCCGGCGACAACAAAACCCATTCCTACAAAGTCGCGCCCAGCCTGTCGGTGCTCCTCACCAACAGCATCAAGGCCACGGCCGACTATAAGTACACCAATGCCACCACTACGTACCAGAGTGCCAGCCGCTACCGTTTCGTAAATGGTGGGGCGCATCAGGGTCGGGTGCAGCTGGAAGGCCGCAACTGGTTTGTGCGCGCCTTCACAACGCACGATTTCTCGGGCGGCACCGGGGCGCAGGCCGATGGTTCCTACAACCTCGGCTTCCTGGGGGGCTTCCTGCAAAATCAGGTGGTGCCCGGCGCTACCACCACCACCTACGGCCAGCGCTACGTGGCCACTTACCTGGGCGGCCTGGCGGCGGGCTTGCCCGTTGCAAATGCTGCTTCCGGGGCAGCCGCTACCTTGCTGCAGCCCGGCACCCAGCTATTTGACGAAGCTCGCAACAAAGTTATCCATGACCCAACGCCCGGGCAGGGCGCGTTGCTGGTTATTCGCTCCATTCTCAACGAGGGCAGCGGCCAGTACACCTTCAATAATAGCATTGCCGACCTGACCGTGGGCGCGGCCTACCGCCAGTACCTGCTGGGCTCCGATGGCAGCCTGTTTGAGGATACCAAGGGCGGCGACCGCATCAAAAACTATGAGTACGGAGCCTACGCCCAAGCCACCAAAGCCCTGTTCGATAGCCACCTGAAGCTGGCTGCCGCCGGCCGCGTCGACCAGTTTCAGAACTTCGGCATGGCGTTTTCACCCCGGGCATCGGTTGTTTTCTCGCCGGGAGCCGATAAGCTCCAGAACTTCCGCGCCAGCTTTAGCCGGGCCTTCCGGGCACCCACGCAGAACGACCAGTACATCAAGCTCGACGTGGGCCGGGCCTTCCTGCTGGGCAACGTGCGCGGCGGTTTCGACGGCTACACGCTGGATGTGCTCAAGGGCGCGTCGCCGGCCGATGCCGCCAACCTCTACCACGCCGACAAGCTGCGCCTCGAAGAAGTGAACAGCTACGAAGTGGGCTACCGCGCCGAGCTGTTCAAGAAGCTCTACATCGACGTGGACTACTTCTACAGCACGTACAACAACTTCATTGCTACCCAGAACTTTGTGGGCCGCCTCGATGGTACGCGTCCCGCGCCGGCCGAGCTGGCCACCACCAATGCTCCCGGCAGCAACGTGCGCGTAATTCAGATTGCGGCCAACGTAGACCAGCGCGTGCAGAGCCAGGGTGCGGGCGTCACGCTGAGCTACGCCTTCGCTCCAAGCCTCACCCTGAATGGCAACTATAGCTACAACGAACTCATTACGAAGAATTTGAAGGCTGGCACGCAGTCGTTCTTCAACACGCCAAAGCATAAGTTCAACTTCGGCCTCGATGGCCAGCTGCTGAACCGGGCGCTGAGCTACAACGTGAACTACCGCTGGGTCGATAGCTTCCTCTACGAGTCCACCTTCGCCACCGGCACCGTGTCCACGGCCCAGACCGTGGATGCGCAGTTGGGCTACAG
- a CDS encoding FAD-dependent oxidoreductase: MATPAPAHPTTERITVMGAGLVGSLLSLYLARRGHAVEVFERRGDPRRAGFQEGRSINLALSDRGWKALGGVGVANDIRQVGIPMSGRVMHDVQGNLTRQPYGHDGQAIYSVNRGHLNRRLLDLAEGQTGVTFNFGQQCLGIDLKTKELRLRDTETQEEHTAPYTRLFGTDGAFSAVRSALQRTDRFDYSQDFLDYGYKELTIAAGPGGAWQIEKNALHIWPRGQYLMIALPNLDGSFNATLFFPYEGAESFAALQTPAEVAAFFDRVFPDTVPLMPALTEEFFAHPTGSLLTIKCFPWKYNDDVLLLGDAAHAIVPFYGQGMNAGFEDCTVLNALFDEYGDSAWDTIFAEFQAERKPNNDAMADLALYNFVEMRDRVADPVFLLQKKIEAKISGQFPGQWVPLYSQVTFSDTPYAEALAAGQRQDAIMARLMPHIQAEADYDQPAVQALVQQEMAGRH, translated from the coding sequence ATGGCCACCCCCGCCCCCGCCCACCCCACCACCGAACGCATCACCGTAATGGGTGCCGGGCTGGTGGGTTCTTTGCTCTCGTTGTACCTGGCCCGTCGCGGGCACGCCGTGGAGGTATTTGAGCGGCGGGGCGACCCGCGCCGCGCCGGCTTCCAGGAGGGCCGCTCCATCAACCTGGCCCTGTCGGACCGGGGCTGGAAGGCCCTGGGCGGCGTGGGCGTGGCCAACGACATCCGCCAAGTGGGCATTCCCATGAGTGGCCGCGTGATGCACGACGTGCAGGGCAACCTCACCCGCCAGCCGTATGGGCACGACGGGCAGGCCATTTACTCCGTGAACCGGGGCCACCTCAACCGCCGCCTGCTCGACCTGGCCGAGGGCCAAACCGGGGTGACGTTTAACTTCGGCCAGCAGTGCCTCGGCATTGACTTGAAAACCAAAGAGCTGCGCCTGCGCGACACCGAAACCCAGGAGGAGCATACCGCGCCCTACACCCGCCTGTTTGGCACCGATGGGGCCTTTTCGGCGGTGCGCAGCGCCTTGCAGCGCACCGACCGCTTCGACTACTCGCAGGACTTTCTCGATTACGGCTACAAGGAGCTTACCATTGCCGCCGGCCCGGGCGGCGCGTGGCAGATTGAGAAAAACGCCCTGCACATCTGGCCGCGCGGGCAGTACCTGATGATTGCGCTGCCTAACCTCGACGGCTCTTTCAATGCCACGCTGTTTTTTCCCTACGAAGGTGCCGAGAGCTTCGCCGCCCTGCAAACGCCGGCCGAGGTCGCGGCCTTTTTCGACCGCGTGTTTCCCGATACCGTACCCCTTATGCCGGCCCTGACGGAGGAGTTTTTTGCGCACCCCACGGGCTCGCTGCTCACCATCAAGTGCTTTCCGTGGAAGTACAACGACGACGTGCTGCTGCTCGGCGATGCGGCGCATGCCATTGTGCCCTTCTACGGCCAGGGCATGAATGCCGGCTTTGAGGACTGCACGGTGCTCAATGCGCTGTTCGACGAGTACGGCGACTCAGCCTGGGACACCATTTTTGCCGAATTTCAGGCCGAGCGCAAGCCCAACAATGACGCCATGGCCGACCTGGCCCTCTACAACTTTGTGGAGATGCGCGACCGCGTGGCCGACCCCGTTTTCCTGCTTCAGAAGAAAATTGAGGCAAAAATCTCGGGCCAGTTTCCCGGCCAGTGGGTTCCGCTGTATTCGCAGGTCACCTTTTCCGATACGCCCTACGCCGAGGCCCTGGCCGCCGGCCAGCGCCAGGATGCCATCATGGCCCGCCTCATGCCCCACATTCAGGCCGAGGCCGACTACGACCAGCCGGCGGTGCAGGCCCTGGTGCAGCAGGAAATGGCCGGCCGCCACTAG
- a CDS encoding IS5 family transposase translates to MEVLSKDMIRQWILPALTFSAHGRPSVVEPAELVEAILYKLKSGCQWRLLPVKQFFTGASLTWQGVYARFNAWRKDGSWQGVWLRLLRENGAHLDCSSVQLDGSHTPAKNGGEAVGYQGRKKARTTTALFLADNRGQPLACASPQAGNHHDTHQLNALFGEICASLEAANIPVAGLFLNADKAFDTQGFRQECARRDIEANIPRNRRAADWQTDDDTFFDPELYRRRVVVEHANAWLDGFKTLLVRYETSVGNWLAWHWLAFVVIFLRKINQKPTF, encoded by the coding sequence ATGGAAGTCCTGTCCAAAGATATGATTCGCCAATGGATTCTGCCCGCGCTCACCTTCTCCGCCCATGGCCGCCCCTCGGTCGTGGAGCCGGCCGAGTTGGTGGAAGCCATTCTCTACAAACTCAAAAGCGGCTGTCAATGGCGATTATTGCCTGTTAAACAGTTTTTTACGGGCGCATCGCTGACCTGGCAGGGCGTGTACGCCCGCTTTAATGCGTGGCGCAAGGACGGGTCCTGGCAAGGGGTATGGCTCCGCTTGTTGCGCGAAAACGGGGCCCATCTGGACTGTTCCAGCGTCCAACTCGACGGCAGCCACACGCCCGCCAAGAACGGCGGGGAGGCCGTCGGCTATCAGGGCCGCAAGAAAGCCCGTACCACCACAGCCCTCTTCTTGGCCGATAACCGGGGACAACCGCTGGCCTGCGCCAGCCCGCAGGCGGGCAACCACCACGACACCCACCAGCTCAACGCCTTGTTCGGGGAAATCTGCGCCTCGCTCGAAGCGGCTAATATTCCCGTCGCCGGGCTGTTTCTGAACGCCGACAAAGCCTTTGACACCCAAGGCTTTCGTCAGGAATGCGCCCGGCGCGACATCGAGGCCAACATTCCCCGCAACCGCCGCGCCGCCGACTGGCAGACCGACGACGACACCTTTTTCGATCCCGAACTCTACCGCCGCCGCGTCGTGGTCGAACACGCCAACGCCTGGCTCGACGGCTTTAAAACCTTGCTCGTGCGCTACGAAACCAGCGTCGGCAATTGGCTGGCCTGGCACTGGCTCGCCTTCGTCGTCATCTTTTTGCGAAAAATTAATCAAAAGCCGACTTTCTAA
- a CDS encoding LytR/AlgR family response regulator transcription factor, which produces MMTCAIIDDDEINRLTLEHYVELTPNLKLVASLNDGIAGLTFFREGNKVDMLFLDIEMPHLSGLELLRVLTNPPEVIITTARQDFAVDAFELRVTDYLVKPFDFARFTQAVQRVASRRAPGAAPVADIPTSADLFVKVNSRMVRIDFDEVLYVEALSDYVNIVTPKHKYIVYTTLKSLETRLGSFPNFMRVHRSYLLNTQHIESIEDNTANLSGGHFVPIGKSYQEAFFKGLQRI; this is translated from the coding sequence ATGATGACCTGCGCTATTATCGACGACGACGAAATCAACCGGCTGACGCTGGAGCACTACGTCGAACTCACGCCCAACCTGAAGCTGGTGGCTTCGCTAAACGACGGCATTGCCGGGCTCACCTTTTTCCGCGAAGGCAATAAAGTCGATATGCTGTTTCTCGACATTGAGATGCCGCACCTCAGCGGCCTGGAGCTGCTGCGCGTACTCACCAACCCGCCCGAAGTCATCATCACCACCGCCCGGCAGGATTTCGCCGTCGATGCCTTCGAGCTGCGCGTGACCGACTACCTGGTGAAGCCGTTCGATTTTGCCCGTTTCACGCAAGCCGTGCAGCGCGTGGCCTCGCGCCGGGCCCCGGGCGCCGCACCCGTAGCCGACATCCCCACCAGCGCCGACCTGTTTGTGAAGGTGAATAGCCGCATGGTACGCATCGATTTCGATGAAGTGCTGTATGTGGAAGCCCTATCTGACTACGTCAACATCGTGACGCCCAAGCACAAGTATATCGTGTACACCACGCTTAAATCGCTGGAAACCCGGCTGGGGTCGTTCCCGAACTTTATGCGGGTGCACCGCAGCTATCTGCTCAATACCCAGCACATCGAATCCATTGAGGACAACACGGCCAACCTGAGCGGCGGCCACTTTGTGCCCATCGGCAAGTCGTACCAGGAGGCCTTCTTCAAGGGTTTGCAGCGCATTTAA
- a CDS encoding 3'-5' exonuclease, with protein sequence MRYVSLDLETSGSNPARHQILELAAVVEDSRHPLPLNELPAFRRVVRHPEYAGTAGAIALNARLFAELARKEPNPELCTPPELLPQLRDFLLLQGFRPDKNDCLSVTMAGKNIGVFDLGFLKELPGWGALVRAEPAMLDPAAFYLNWRKDARLPSMSICKARAGLEREVAHEALADALDVVRLLRPFYELPVYKQVPAPEALQVPEAPREA encoded by the coding sequence ATGCGCTACGTTTCCCTCGACCTCGAAACCTCCGGCTCGAACCCCGCCCGGCACCAGATTCTGGAGCTGGCTGCCGTGGTGGAAGACTCCCGCCACCCGCTGCCGCTGAATGAGCTGCCCGCCTTCCGCCGCGTGGTGCGCCACCCCGAGTACGCGGGCACCGCCGGCGCCATTGCCCTCAATGCCCGCCTTTTCGCGGAGCTGGCCCGTAAGGAGCCCAACCCCGAGCTGTGCACGCCCCCCGAGCTGCTGCCCCAGCTGCGCGATTTCCTGCTGCTACAGGGCTTTCGGCCTGACAAAAACGACTGTCTTTCGGTCACCATGGCCGGCAAAAACATCGGCGTGTTCGACCTGGGATTCCTGAAAGAGCTGCCCGGCTGGGGCGCTCTCGTGCGCGCCGAGCCCGCCATGCTCGACCCGGCCGCCTTCTACCTCAACTGGCGCAAAGACGCGCGCCTGCCCAGCATGAGCATCTGCAAGGCGCGCGCCGGCCTGGAGCGCGAAGTGGCCCACGAGGCCCTCGCCGATGCCCTGGATGTGGTGCGCCTGCTCCGGCCCTTCTACGAGCTGCCGGTGTACAAGCAGGTGCCGGCCCCCGAAGCGCTCCAGGTACCCGAAGCACCCCGGGAAGCTTAA
- the polA gene encoding DNA polymerase I — translation MSDTAAAAPKKLFLLDAFALIYRSHFAFSKNPRINSKGMNTGAVLGFTNTLVEVLQKEKPTHIGVCFDGPKKTFRHEQYAEYKAQRQAMPEDIGIALPYIKKIIQGFHIPILMMDGFEADDVIGTLAQKAEKEGFEVFMMTPDKDYCQLVTENIKIYRPAFMGNAAEILDVAHVLARFEIERVEQVIDILGLQGDASDNIPGIPGIGEKTAKTLIQKYGSVENLLANTHELKGKQQENVRNFAEQGLMSKELATIHVNVPLDFEADKLVLDAPDEATLRELFEELEFRQLAARILSGGGPQRTPASVAAPGSTPTRRPKLVPGGQASLFGSSEDAAVAIGAEEGETDGFGAPGGPRKRLEDVPYQYHLMDTPELRQSLLAFLLQQEEVSFDTETTGLDTMTARLVGMSFAWLPGEAYYVPVPADDQEATQAIVDEFCPFFESKTILKIGQNIKYDLTILKHYNVRISGPLFDTMLAHYLIEPDMRHNMDVLAETYLHYSPVPITDLIGPKGKKQITMADLAPAAVKDYACEDADVTLQLKHVFEPMLKELGLLGLLNDVENPLVPVLADIEYEGIRIDSEAMNEYSAELQGYITELETQIFREAGQEFNIGSPKQLGEVLFDKMDIGKGKVKKTKTGQYATGEEILSQLAAENPIAALILEYRQLTKLRSTYVEALPQLVSVVDGRVHTSFNQAVAATGRLSSTNPNLQNIPIRTERGREIRKAFVPRDDQHVLLAADYSQVELRIMADFSGDKTMIEAFRLGIDVHASTASKVFHVPIEAVDSEMRRKAKTVNFGIIYGISAFGLAQRIGISRKEATDIIETYFQEFPSVKAFMDDSINRARELEYAETLLKRRRYLRDINSRNATLRGYTERNAINAPIQGTAADIIKMAMINIHHWLREEKLGTRMILQVHDELVFDAVAEEVAYITPKIKELMTTALLLPRGVPLEVEVGSGRNWLQAH, via the coding sequence ATGTCTGACACCGCCGCCGCCGCTCCCAAGAAGCTCTTCCTGCTTGATGCCTTTGCCCTCATCTACCGCTCGCACTTCGCGTTCAGCAAAAACCCACGCATCAATTCCAAGGGCATGAATACGGGGGCCGTGCTGGGCTTTACCAACACGCTGGTGGAAGTGCTGCAAAAGGAGAAGCCCACCCACATCGGGGTGTGCTTCGACGGGCCGAAAAAGACTTTCCGGCACGAGCAGTACGCCGAGTACAAGGCCCAGCGCCAGGCCATGCCCGAGGACATCGGCATTGCCCTGCCCTACATCAAGAAAATCATCCAGGGCTTCCACATTCCCATCCTGATGATGGACGGCTTTGAGGCCGATGACGTGATTGGCACGCTGGCCCAAAAGGCGGAAAAGGAAGGTTTCGAGGTGTTTATGATGACGCCCGACAAGGACTACTGCCAGCTGGTGACGGAGAACATCAAAATTTACCGCCCCGCTTTCATGGGCAACGCGGCCGAGATTCTAGACGTGGCCCACGTACTGGCCCGCTTCGAGATTGAGCGCGTGGAGCAGGTGATTGACATTCTGGGCCTCCAGGGCGATGCCTCCGACAACATTCCCGGCATCCCCGGCATCGGCGAGAAAACGGCCAAGACGCTCATTCAGAAGTACGGCTCGGTGGAAAACCTGCTGGCCAATACCCACGAGCTCAAGGGCAAGCAGCAGGAAAACGTGCGCAACTTCGCCGAGCAGGGCCTGATGAGCAAGGAGCTGGCCACCATCCACGTCAACGTCCCGCTCGATTTTGAGGCCGACAAGCTGGTGCTCGACGCGCCCGACGAAGCCACGCTGCGCGAACTGTTTGAAGAGCTGGAGTTTCGGCAGCTGGCGGCCCGCATCCTGAGCGGCGGCGGCCCGCAGCGCACCCCGGCCAGCGTGGCCGCGCCCGGCAGCACGCCCACGCGCCGCCCCAAGCTAGTGCCCGGCGGCCAGGCCTCGCTGTTCGGCAGCAGCGAAGACGCAGCCGTAGCCATTGGCGCGGAGGAAGGCGAAACCGATGGTTTCGGCGCGCCCGGCGGCCCGCGCAAACGCCTGGAAGACGTGCCCTACCAGTACCACCTGATGGACACGCCCGAGCTGCGCCAGTCGCTACTCGCGTTTCTGCTGCAGCAGGAGGAAGTGAGCTTCGACACCGAAACCACCGGCCTCGACACCATGACGGCGCGGCTGGTAGGCATGAGCTTCGCCTGGCTGCCGGGCGAGGCCTACTACGTACCCGTGCCGGCCGACGACCAGGAAGCTACCCAGGCCATCGTGGACGAGTTCTGCCCGTTTTTCGAGTCGAAAACCATTCTGAAAATCGGCCAGAACATCAAGTACGACCTCACCATTCTCAAGCACTACAACGTGCGAATTTCGGGGCCGCTGTTCGATACCATGCTGGCCCACTACCTCATCGAGCCCGACATGCGCCACAACATGGACGTGCTGGCCGAGACGTATCTGCACTACTCGCCGGTGCCCATCACCGACCTCATCGGCCCCAAAGGCAAGAAGCAAATCACGATGGCCGACCTAGCACCCGCCGCCGTGAAGGACTACGCCTGCGAGGATGCCGACGTGACCCTGCAGCTTAAGCACGTCTTCGAACCGATGCTGAAGGAGCTGGGCTTGCTGGGGCTGCTGAACGACGTGGAAAACCCGCTGGTGCCGGTGCTGGCCGATATCGAGTACGAGGGCATCCGCATCGACAGCGAGGCCATGAACGAGTACTCGGCCGAGCTGCAAGGCTACATCACGGAGCTGGAAACCCAGATTTTCCGGGAGGCCGGGCAGGAGTTTAATATCGGCTCGCCGAAGCAGCTGGGCGAGGTGCTGTTCGATAAAATGGACATCGGCAAGGGCAAAGTCAAGAAGACCAAAACCGGCCAGTACGCCACCGGCGAGGAAATCCTGAGCCAGCTGGCCGCCGAAAACCCCATCGCCGCCCTCATTCTCGAATACCGCCAGCTCACCAAGCTGCGCAGCACCTACGTGGAGGCCCTACCCCAACTGGTGAGCGTGGTCGATGGCCGCGTGCACACCAGCTTCAACCAGGCCGTGGCCGCCACTGGCCGCCTTTCGTCTACGAACCCCAACCTGCAGAACATCCCCATCCGCACGGAGCGTGGCCGCGAAATCCGCAAAGCCTTCGTGCCGCGCGACGACCAGCACGTGCTGCTGGCCGCCGACTACTCGCAGGTCGAGCTGCGCATCATGGCCGACTTTTCGGGCGATAAAACCATGATTGAGGCCTTCCGGCTGGGCATCGATGTGCACGCCAGCACGGCCAGCAAGGTGTTTCACGTGCCCATCGAAGCCGTGGATTCGGAGATGCGCCGCAAGGCCAAAACCGTCAACTTCGGCATCATCTACGGTATTTCGGCCTTCGGGCTGGCCCAGCGCATCGGCATCAGCCGCAAGGAAGCCACGGATATCATCGAGACGTATTTCCAGGAATTCCCATCGGTAAAGGCGTTTATGGACGACAGCATCAACCGCGCCCGCGAGCTGGAATACGCCGAAACCCTGCTCAAGCGCCGACGCTACCTGCGCGACATCAACTCGCGCAACGCCACGCTGCGCGGCTACACCGAGCGCAACGCCATCAACGCCCCCATCCAGGGCACGGCCGCCGACATCATCAAAATGGCCATGATTAACATCCACCACTGGCTGCGCGAGGAAAAGCTGGGCACCAGGATGATACTCCAGGTGCACGACGAACTCGTGTTCGACGCCGTGGCCGAGGAAGTGGCCTACATCACCCCCAAAATCAAGGAGCTGATGACTACGGCCTTGCTCCTGCCCCGCGGTGTGCCGTTGGAAGTGGAAGTGGGCAGCGGGCGCAACTGGCTGCAGGCGCATTAA
- a CDS encoding DoxX family protein → MRQKPHTTTLQNVARGLLGTFMVVAGAGHLTFVRQDFQAQVPDFVPLDKDTVVLQSGVVEIVLGLALLLLKGKNRVRMGIGLAAFYAAVFPGNIHQYTHHLSAFGLDTDAKRLGRLFFQPVLIGTALWSTGAWHALKKRK, encoded by the coding sequence ATGCGACAGAAACCCCACACCACCACCCTCCAAAATGTAGCCCGTGGGCTGCTGGGCACCTTTATGGTGGTGGCCGGTGCCGGCCACCTCACCTTCGTGCGGCAGGACTTCCAGGCCCAGGTGCCCGATTTTGTGCCGCTGGACAAGGATACCGTGGTGCTGCAATCGGGCGTGGTGGAAATTGTGCTCGGCCTGGCGCTGCTGCTACTGAAAGGCAAAAACCGGGTGCGAATGGGCATCGGGCTGGCCGCGTTTTATGCGGCGGTGTTCCCCGGCAATATTCACCAGTACACCCACCACCTTTCCGCCTTCGGCCTCGATACGGATGCCAAGCGGCTGGGGCGGCTATTTTTCCAACCCGTGCTGATTGGCACGGCCTTGTGGAGCACCGGGGCCTGGCATGCCTTGAAGAAGCGGAAATAA
- a CDS encoding DinB family protein, with translation MDRPNQKALLAELTSLLTKGNAHVTFEEATADLTPKTWNQRVPNAPYTIWQLVEHIRIAQWDIVEFCVEPEHQSPKFPEGYWPASTATADEEQWQEALKHIRQTRQQFLHLLHAPGTDLLAPIPHGTGQTILRETMLIADHTAYHVGEIILIRRLLKDWE, from the coding sequence ATGGACAGACCCAACCAGAAAGCCCTGCTGGCGGAATTAACCAGTCTGCTCACGAAGGGCAACGCCCACGTCACCTTCGAAGAAGCAACCGCCGACCTCACGCCTAAAACCTGGAACCAACGCGTGCCGAACGCGCCCTATACCATCTGGCAGCTGGTCGAGCATATCCGCATTGCGCAGTGGGATATTGTGGAGTTCTGCGTCGAACCCGAACACCAATCGCCCAAATTCCCGGAGGGTTACTGGCCGGCATCCACCGCCACCGCCGATGAAGAGCAGTGGCAGGAAGCCCTGAAGCATATCCGGCAGACCCGTCAGCAGTTTCTTCATCTGCTGCATGCTCCGGGCACCGACCTGCTGGCCCCCATCCCGCACGGCACCGGCCAGACCATTCTGCGCGAGACCATGCTCATTGCCGACCACACCGCCTACCACGTCGGCGAAATCATCCTGATACGCCGCCTGCTGAAAGACTGGGAATAA